One window from the genome of Rufibacter tibetensis encodes:
- a CDS encoding MmcQ/YjbR family DNA-binding protein, with protein MHYEALRSLCLYFPAVTEDIKWEHDLCFSIAGKMFCVARLEAPFTFSLKVTEEEFEELISSPAIKPAPYLARYKWVLIEDANVLDLTRLTHLVRQSYELIKGKLAKKDLKAAGLL; from the coding sequence ATGCACTATGAAGCCCTTCGCTCCCTTTGCCTTTATTTTCCTGCCGTCACAGAAGACATCAAGTGGGAGCATGATTTGTGTTTCTCTATTGCAGGCAAAATGTTCTGTGTGGCCAGGCTTGAGGCTCCCTTTACGTTTTCCTTGAAGGTAACAGAGGAGGAGTTTGAAGAATTGATTTCTTCTCCAGCTATCAAGCCCGCTCCTTACCTGGCGCGGTATAAATGGGTGCTCATAGAAGATGCCAACGTGCTTGACCTAACCAGGTTAACTCATTTGGTACGCCAATCTTACGAGTTGATTAAAGGTAAACTAGCCAAAAAGGACCTGAAAGCAGCAGGCTTGCTGTAA
- a CDS encoding ion transporter gives MGKTSLRERLYIIIHGTDTPAGRNFDVVLLWMILLSTLTVCLESVPAYRQLANVLFKGLEWFFTIIFTVEYVLRVYSNPRPLKYMFSFYGIIDFLSIIPTYLAFFAPTLRYIMTIRVLRLLRVFRILKLTSYVENAQLITRALVASLHKITVFIVAVFTLVLIVGTIIYVVEGEENGFTSIPQSIYWAIVTITTVGYGDITPRTPLGQIISSLVMLMGYAIIAVPTGIVTVELSRIKSPEDEPTTPLLCGNCQQTLRKTDNFCSNCGHKVVSVQ, from the coding sequence ATGGGGAAGACTAGTCTACGAGAACGGCTCTACATCATCATTCACGGCACCGACACACCGGCCGGAAGGAATTTTGACGTGGTGCTGCTCTGGATGATCTTGCTTTCTACCCTTACGGTCTGTTTGGAAAGTGTGCCGGCCTACCGGCAGTTGGCCAATGTTCTCTTCAAGGGATTGGAGTGGTTTTTCACCATCATTTTTACCGTTGAGTATGTGCTACGGGTGTATAGCAACCCCAGGCCCTTGAAGTACATGTTCAGCTTCTATGGTATCATAGACTTTTTATCTATTATTCCCACGTACCTGGCGTTCTTCGCACCTACCCTGCGGTACATCATGACCATTAGGGTTTTGCGTTTACTCCGCGTTTTCAGAATACTCAAGCTGACCAGTTATGTAGAGAATGCCCAACTTATCACAAGGGCGTTGGTGGCAAGTCTGCACAAAATCACAGTTTTTATAGTTGCTGTGTTCACCTTGGTTTTGATTGTAGGCACCATCATTTATGTGGTGGAAGGTGAAGAAAACGGGTTCACCAGTATTCCACAGAGCATCTATTGGGCCATTGTGACCATTACCACCGTGGGGTACGGAGACATTACCCCACGCACCCCGCTGGGCCAGATCATATCTTCTCTGGTGATGCTTATGGGGTATGCCATCATTGCGGTGCCCACCGGCATTGTCACGGTTGAGTTATCTAGAATCAAATCTCCGGAAGACGAGCCCACCACTCCTTTATTGTGCGGCAACTGCCAGCAAACCCTAAGAAAAACTGACAATTTCTGCAGCAACTGCGGCCACAAAGTAGTAAGTGTGCAGTAG
- a CDS encoding glycoside hydrolase family 10 protein, translating to MLKHLCSLFALAFLLSLFPASAQQLPNREFRGVWVATVANLDWPVRGASAESQKAALRTMFDKIKEANLNVVFFQVRTECDAFYKSSNEPWSRFLTGVQGKDPGYDPLAFAIEEAHARGLELHAWFNPYRVSTVPNPAVYNAQHVSKARPEWLLSFPNGKKILNPGLPEVRQYITSIIKEVTQNYDIDGVHFDDYFYPYPEGTFLGIAQEDAQTYRQYGADFTNIKDWRRHNVNETMRLVNAQIKALKPHVRFGVSPFGIWKNGEPAGTSGMDAYNAIYADALHWLDNHYLDYVTPQLYWAIGGRQDYRKLLYWWSEKAYNASRHLYPGHIVHQTGFTTEEVPHQIEITRSNQAKNALGSVIFRAANLEKNTHLISTSFKAATFRLPAAPPAMEWIGGKAPVAPSELTVTLNEATGNYEVKWTRHPGNTYPFKRYLLYTTSFMPATGALTPDGSVRAFTSSETVTIAAADVPSPTSFWAVTELSPSNMESALSNVVVMGSAAPVLAHQGGVLNTTPEQIFGQPNLDVPATVTSPVVPTSTSNNLYVSISLKKKAAVKADLYTMDRKKKTKVLKEKFKAGKHTLTIPRGKLAAGTYLLVLEYGGERSVQKVEFI from the coding sequence ATGCTGAAGCACCTTTGTTCCCTTTTCGCGCTTGCTTTTTTATTGTCCCTCTTCCCCGCCTCAGCGCAGCAACTACCTAACCGGGAGTTCAGAGGAGTTTGGGTGGCTACCGTAGCTAACCTGGATTGGCCGGTAAGAGGGGCTTCGGCTGAAAGCCAGAAAGCAGCCCTGCGGACAATGTTTGACAAGATCAAGGAAGCCAATCTGAATGTGGTGTTCTTCCAGGTAAGAACGGAGTGTGATGCGTTTTACAAGTCCAGCAATGAGCCTTGGTCCAGGTTTTTGACGGGCGTTCAGGGCAAAGACCCAGGGTACGATCCTTTGGCTTTCGCCATAGAGGAAGCCCATGCCCGCGGACTGGAATTACATGCCTGGTTTAATCCTTACCGGGTTAGCACAGTGCCTAACCCCGCCGTGTACAACGCCCAACACGTGTCTAAGGCAAGACCAGAATGGCTGTTGAGTTTCCCTAACGGGAAAAAGATCCTGAACCCTGGTCTGCCTGAGGTTCGGCAATACATCACCTCCATTATAAAAGAAGTAACCCAGAACTATGACATTGACGGGGTGCACTTTGACGATTATTTCTACCCTTACCCCGAGGGTACTTTCTTAGGGATTGCCCAGGAAGATGCCCAGACTTACCGGCAGTACGGGGCAGACTTCACTAACATCAAAGACTGGCGCAGGCACAACGTGAATGAGACCATGCGCCTTGTAAACGCCCAGATCAAGGCTTTGAAGCCCCACGTACGGTTTGGGGTAAGCCCCTTCGGGATCTGGAAGAACGGGGAGCCAGCCGGTACCTCGGGCATGGATGCCTACAATGCCATTTACGCCGATGCCCTCCACTGGCTGGACAACCACTACCTGGATTATGTGACGCCTCAATTGTATTGGGCCATAGGTGGACGTCAGGATTACCGGAAGCTCTTATACTGGTGGTCAGAAAAGGCGTACAACGCTTCGCGCCACCTGTACCCAGGCCACATTGTGCACCAGACCGGCTTCACCACCGAGGAAGTGCCCCATCAGATTGAAATCACCCGTTCTAACCAGGCCAAGAACGCCTTGGGTAGTGTCATCTTCCGGGCGGCAAATCTGGAAAAAAACACGCATCTTATCTCCACCTCGTTCAAGGCGGCTACGTTCCGGCTTCCTGCGGCACCCCCGGCCATGGAATGGATTGGCGGGAAAGCGCCCGTGGCTCCCTCAGAGTTAACGGTCACGTTGAACGAAGCCACCGGCAACTATGAAGTGAAATGGACTCGTCATCCGGGCAACACGTACCCGTTCAAGCGCTATCTCCTGTACACTACCAGCTTCATGCCTGCTACGGGTGCCCTGACCCCAGACGGATCAGTAAGAGCTTTCACCTCGTCTGAAACCGTGACCATTGCGGCAGCCGATGTTCCTTCGCCCACTTCTTTCTGGGCAGTGACAGAACTTAGCCCTTCTAACATGGAAAGCGCTTTAAGTAATGTAGTGGTAATGGGCAGTGCCGCACCTGTTTTAGCGCATCAGGGAGGAGTGTTAAATACAACACCAGAACAGATTTTTGGGCAACCTAACCTGGATGTTCCCGCTACTGTCACTTCGCCAGTGGTGCCTACCTCTACCTCAAACAATCTTTACGTTTCCATCAGCCTTAAGAAAAAAGCAGCCGTGAAAGCGGACCTGTACACCATGGACCGGAAGAAAAAGACCAAGGTGTTGAAAGAGAAGTTTAAGGCCGGAAAGCATACCTTAACCATACCGAGGGGAAAATTAGCCGCGGGTACCTATTTGCTGGTGCTGGAATATGGCGGGGAGAGGTCAGTGCAGAAGGTGGAGTTTATCTAA
- a CDS encoding outer membrane beta-barrel protein — MNPFYFKKAFTLVVCIFTFLEAKAQTDFRPGYLITTKGDTIKGLINFRSDIANAKNCVFKKDYDQEKETYTPDQIKAYRFIDGKYYISSNTFDYPIEHQTFIESASQGIISIYYYKEENKEHYFLQKDTLLIELDHHKKYAGSLSRIDYDLDKAAPEKFRGQLKYLMWDQPSLYKRIERTSCDVKDLVALAKAYQELSSPAQTYVQYVTEPAKKVKTKIGMFASGGLSHLDTPPYNMYISDYDYKKFLDFKKKSFAYEVGALIDLSFNFLGENKYFLQFAPALSFTKYKSYEELTIAPLRYSYRTDIQFTALKVPMMLKYSFYRSNASIFPYIKAGPGGAFYLTQKGVYDYRSVPLNGSASQETVYIEKFSHKYEVKPFRAYFIGGAGIDFKKGKSPFSLGVTYETGQGPIDTYRTEVLFQVGIQF, encoded by the coding sequence ATGAACCCTTTCTATTTTAAAAAAGCCTTCACTCTTGTAGTATGTATTTTTACCTTTTTAGAAGCAAAAGCACAAACAGATTTCAGGCCGGGTTATCTAATCACTACAAAAGGTGATACCATAAAAGGGTTGATTAATTTCAGGAGTGATATTGCCAATGCAAAGAACTGCGTCTTTAAAAAAGACTATGATCAGGAGAAAGAAACGTATACCCCTGACCAGATCAAGGCTTACCGGTTTATTGATGGGAAGTATTACATATCAAGCAATACGTTTGACTATCCAATAGAGCACCAGACGTTTATTGAGTCTGCCTCACAAGGGATCATCAGCATCTACTACTATAAAGAAGAGAACAAAGAGCATTATTTTCTACAAAAAGACACCCTCCTCATAGAACTTGACCATCATAAAAAATATGCGGGTTCCTTAAGCAGGATTGATTATGACCTTGATAAGGCAGCGCCAGAGAAGTTCAGAGGTCAGTTAAAATATTTAATGTGGGATCAACCTTCCCTTTACAAAAGAATTGAAAGAACATCTTGTGATGTAAAGGATTTAGTAGCTCTGGCGAAGGCATATCAAGAGCTTAGTTCACCCGCTCAAACATATGTGCAATATGTAACGGAACCTGCAAAGAAAGTAAAAACAAAGATTGGCATGTTTGCCTCTGGAGGGCTCTCCCACTTAGATACGCCTCCTTATAATATGTATATCAGTGACTATGATTATAAGAAATTTCTTGACTTTAAAAAGAAGAGCTTCGCCTATGAAGTAGGAGCTCTGATTGATCTTAGTTTTAATTTTTTAGGTGAAAACAAATACTTCCTCCAGTTTGCTCCTGCGCTTAGTTTCACTAAATATAAGTCTTACGAAGAGTTAACGATTGCCCCTCTCCGATATAGCTACCGTACGGACATACAGTTTACCGCCCTAAAGGTTCCTATGATGCTCAAGTATTCCTTTTACCGGAGTAACGCCTCTATCTTTCCATATATAAAGGCAGGACCGGGAGGTGCCTTCTATCTGACTCAGAAGGGTGTTTACGACTATCGTTCTGTTCCACTAAATGGCTCCGCGAGTCAGGAAACTGTTTACATAGAAAAATTTTCCCACAAGTATGAGGTAAAGCCTTTCAGGGCATATTTTATTGGAGGCGCCGGGATTGACTTTAAAAAAGGGAAAAGCCCTTTCTCTTTAGGTGTAACGTATGAAACCGGCCAAGGACCAATTGATACTTACCGGACTGAAGTCCTGTTTCAGGTTGGAATTCAGTTCTAA
- a CDS encoding DUF2200 domain-containing protein, whose translation MKPMPEHDARMASMTFSSVYPHYVTKVERKGRTKEELYQVITWLTGYDDQKLQELVNEKATFETFFREAHLNPNAHLITGTICGYKIEEIENPLTRQVRYLDKLVDELAKGRRLEKILRKG comes from the coding sequence ATGAAACCAATGCCCGAGCACGACGCCAGAATGGCCAGCATGACCTTTTCCTCGGTCTACCCGCACTACGTCACCAAAGTGGAGCGCAAAGGCCGCACCAAAGAAGAACTGTACCAGGTCATCACCTGGCTCACGGGGTATGATGACCAAAAGCTGCAGGAACTGGTCAATGAAAAAGCGACCTTTGAGACCTTCTTCCGGGAGGCCCACCTAAACCCCAATGCCCACCTGATCACCGGCACCATCTGCGGCTATAAGATTGAAGAAATTGAAAACCCGTTGACAAGACAAGTTCGGTACTTAGACAAATTGGTAGACGAACTAGCGAAAGGAAGAAGGCTGGAGAAGATTCTACGAAAAGGGTAA
- a CDS encoding SRPBCC family protein, which translates to MNFQDQRSTYCNQGVRQKLSSHITAFERLCFFADKMLTAAFKSFRHEHRFEAIAGEATRMTDVFHYTSSLGLLGNLADYLFLKQYRTHLLLERNRVIKEVAESGRSCSLLKSGWCCKVPFSLSFS; encoded by the coding sequence ATGAATTTTCAGGATCAAAGAAGCACATATTGCAACCAGGGTGTTCGGCAAAAGTTGAGCAGCCACATTACGGCATTTGAACGGCTCTGTTTCTTTGCAGATAAAATGCTCACCGCGGCTTTCAAAAGCTTCCGGCATGAACATAGGTTCGAGGCAATAGCCGGAGAGGCTACCCGCATGACGGATGTATTCCACTATACCTCGTCCTTGGGTTTGCTAGGCAATCTGGCAGATTACCTTTTTCTAAAGCAGTATAGGACGCACCTGCTTTTGGAGCGGAACCGGGTGATCAAAGAAGTGGCGGAAAGCGGCAGGAGCTGCTCGCTATTGAAAAGCGGGTGGTGCTGTAAGGTTCCGTTTTCACTTTCTTTTTCTTAA
- a CDS encoding serine hydrolase domain-containing protein, translating to MKTILFCGFFFIAISLKAQEFQTKKMDSLFFLLEKYDKAMGSLSVYHKGERIYQKAIGYSDVDEKIKATVNTKYRIGSLSKMFTATLVMQLIEEGKLSLETKLSKFYPELPNSDQITIQHLLQHTSGIYDIIKTQNFKEWMVEKRSKDELLSKIKENSSLFSPGEKRDYSNTNYIILTFILEDIENKDFAKILEKRILKPLKLRNTYYWEKPDPKNLESSSYEKKDSVWEKPSHIHLSIPRGAGGIISTPEDLNKFINGLFDGKLVNENSLAIMKKQPGIGMYPIPFLKEEEMIGHTGGMDAFRSLLVYLPKQDMSLAFSFNGVGYSSKELLEGILKIVSNKEYDFPQFDSVNSGENR from the coding sequence ATGAAAACAATTCTTTTTTGCGGTTTTTTCTTTATTGCTATCAGTTTGAAAGCTCAGGAATTTCAGACCAAAAAAATGGACAGCTTATTTTTTTTGTTAGAAAAATATGACAAAGCGATGGGCAGTTTATCGGTCTATCATAAGGGCGAAAGGATATATCAAAAAGCAATTGGCTACTCCGATGTAGATGAAAAAATTAAAGCAACTGTTAATACGAAATACAGGATTGGTTCCCTTTCCAAAATGTTTACCGCTACTCTTGTAATGCAGTTAATTGAAGAAGGTAAATTATCTTTAGAAACAAAATTGTCTAAGTTTTACCCCGAATTACCGAACTCAGATCAAATAACAATACAGCACCTCCTACAACATACAAGTGGTATTTATGATATAATAAAAACTCAAAATTTCAAAGAGTGGATGGTAGAAAAAAGAAGTAAGGACGAATTGTTGTCCAAAATCAAAGAAAACAGCAGTTTATTCTCTCCAGGGGAAAAAAGAGACTATTCCAATACAAATTATATAATATTAACTTTCATTCTTGAAGATATTGAAAATAAAGATTTCGCTAAAATTCTGGAAAAGCGAATCCTTAAACCACTTAAGTTAAGAAATACTTATTACTGGGAAAAACCAGACCCAAAAAATCTAGAATCAAGTTCCTACGAAAAAAAAGATAGCGTGTGGGAAAAACCTTCACATATTCACTTAAGCATTCCCCGTGGAGCGGGAGGGATCATCTCAACTCCAGAAGATCTGAATAAGTTTATTAACGGCCTTTTTGATGGAAAATTAGTAAATGAAAATTCCCTTGCGATAATGAAGAAACAACCTGGAATTGGAATGTATCCTATTCCTTTCTTAAAGGAAGAAGAAATGATTGGCCACACCGGAGGTATGGATGCGTTTAGATCTCTTCTGGTTTACCTGCCTAAACAAGACATGTCTCTTGCATTTTCCTTTAACGGGGTTGGCTATTCTTCCAAAGAATTATTGGAGGGAATCTTAAAGATTGTATCAAATAAGGAATATGATTTTCCACAATTTGATTCTGTAAATTCGGGGGAGAACAGGTGA
- a CDS encoding FAD-binding and (Fe-S)-binding domain-containing protein — MRPEKLLHLAHKLEGELHYDNTYLTLYATDASAYREKPLAVAFPASIQDLKTLILFAKLEGTSLIPRTAGTSLAGQVVGAGIVVDVSRTFTKILEVNPEEGWVRVEPGVIRDELNMFLRQHGLYFGPETSTANRAMIGGMVGNNSCGSNSIVYGSAREHLLSVKALLSDGTEAEFSALTLEEFEAKCRGENNSGDLETRIYQATKAMLSHGQTQENIRAEFPKPSVQRRNTGYAIDLLLETEPFTPGKEPFNFCKLIAGSEGTLAFLTEIKLHADPLPPKEIGLLCIHCETVDESLRANLVALHHNPSASELMDHYVLECTKTNIEQSQNRFFVQGDPGAILVVEFTDHTQAAIQERANALIKDLEENKLGYHYPLVLGSDTKKVWTLRKAGLGLLSNIPGDAKPVAVIEDTAVDVADLPEFIWEFNLTLEQYGLYCVHYAHAGTGELHLRPIIDLKTEEGNKLFRDIATEIAHLVKKYRGSLSGEHGDGRLRGEFIPFMIGEENYKLLEEVKRVWDPANIFNPGKIVNTPSMNTFLRYEPGQETPEFDTVFKFSQAGGVLRAAELCNGSGDCRKTHLTGGTMCPSYMVTRNEKDTTRGRANVMREFLTRSPKANRFDHHEIKDAMDLCLSCKGCKSECPSNVDVAKLKAEFLQHYYDANGIPFRTRLISNFNNANKLAALLPGAYNLLFKNDFTAKAFKKAVGFAPERTLPLLHKTTLRSWFKKHQKEKLKECKVFKKKVYLFCDEFTNYNDTPIGIKAVLLLEKLGYEVVLPEHEESGRTYLSKGLVREAKKLAQKNVAMLHKLISSETPLIGIEPSCILSFRDEYLDLVEEDQLEDAKKLSIHCLQFDEFIAREILNKNIEKDLFKNEARLIKLHGHCHQKALSSVLYTQQMLSLPANYKVEVIPSGCCGMAGSFGYEAEHYEVSMKVGELVLFPTVRQQPADVIIAAPGTSCRHQIHDGTGRDAQHPIEVLYEALR; from the coding sequence ATGAGACCAGAGAAATTACTACACCTCGCCCATAAATTAGAAGGAGAACTTCATTACGATAATACCTACCTAACCCTGTATGCCACCGATGCCTCGGCGTACCGAGAGAAACCTTTGGCGGTGGCGTTTCCTGCCTCCATTCAGGATCTTAAAACGCTGATCTTATTCGCGAAACTGGAGGGCACCTCCCTCATTCCACGAACGGCAGGTACGTCTTTGGCGGGCCAGGTAGTGGGGGCTGGCATTGTGGTAGACGTGTCCAGAACGTTCACCAAGATTCTGGAGGTAAACCCTGAAGAAGGCTGGGTGCGCGTGGAGCCGGGCGTGATTAGAGATGAGCTGAACATGTTCCTGCGGCAGCATGGCCTGTACTTCGGGCCGGAGACGTCTACCGCTAACCGCGCCATGATTGGCGGTATGGTGGGAAACAATTCCTGCGGTTCCAATTCCATTGTGTACGGCAGTGCGCGCGAACACCTGCTCAGCGTGAAAGCCCTTCTGAGCGATGGTACTGAGGCGGAATTCAGCGCATTGACGCTGGAAGAGTTTGAGGCCAAATGCCGCGGCGAGAATAACTCTGGTGATTTAGAGACGCGCATTTACCAGGCCACCAAGGCCATGCTGAGCCACGGGCAAACGCAGGAGAACATACGGGCGGAGTTTCCGAAGCCCAGCGTGCAGCGCCGGAACACCGGATATGCCATTGACCTGCTGCTCGAAACCGAGCCGTTTACCCCCGGCAAAGAGCCGTTCAACTTCTGTAAACTGATTGCCGGTTCTGAGGGTACGCTGGCGTTCCTCACCGAGATAAAACTACACGCAGACCCACTTCCGCCAAAGGAAATTGGCTTGCTGTGTATTCACTGTGAGACCGTAGATGAATCCCTCAGGGCGAACCTGGTGGCGCTGCACCATAACCCAAGCGCAAGTGAGCTCATGGACCACTACGTACTGGAGTGTACCAAAACCAACATTGAGCAAAGCCAGAACCGCTTCTTCGTGCAGGGCGACCCGGGTGCTATTCTGGTGGTGGAATTCACCGACCATACCCAGGCCGCCATTCAGGAAAGAGCCAATGCGCTAATTAAAGACTTAGAAGAAAATAAACTGGGCTACCACTATCCGCTGGTACTGGGTTCTGACACCAAGAAAGTCTGGACCCTTAGAAAAGCGGGCCTCGGGTTGTTGTCTAACATACCAGGAGATGCTAAACCAGTGGCGGTGATTGAAGATACCGCAGTTGATGTAGCAGATTTGCCAGAGTTCATCTGGGAGTTTAACCTCACGCTGGAGCAATACGGCTTGTACTGCGTGCACTATGCCCACGCCGGTACCGGTGAGCTGCACCTGCGGCCTATCATTGACCTGAAGACCGAGGAAGGCAATAAGCTGTTCCGGGACATTGCCACCGAGATTGCCCACCTGGTGAAGAAATACCGCGGCTCTCTGAGCGGCGAGCACGGCGATGGTCGTCTGCGCGGCGAGTTTATCCCGTTCATGATTGGCGAGGAAAACTACAAACTGCTGGAAGAAGTGAAGCGCGTGTGGGACCCGGCCAACATCTTCAACCCGGGCAAGATTGTGAACACACCGTCTATGAACACCTTCCTGCGCTATGAGCCCGGACAGGAGACCCCGGAGTTTGACACGGTGTTCAAGTTCAGCCAGGCAGGTGGCGTGCTCAGAGCCGCTGAGCTTTGCAATGGCTCCGGCGACTGCCGTAAAACGCACCTCACCGGCGGTACCATGTGCCCTAGCTACATGGTGACCCGCAATGAGAAAGACACCACCCGCGGACGGGCCAACGTGATGCGCGAGTTCCTGACCCGCTCGCCTAAAGCCAACCGCTTTGACCATCACGAAATCAAGGATGCCATGGATCTGTGCCTTTCCTGCAAAGGCTGCAAGTCTGAGTGCCCTTCTAACGTAGACGTAGCCAAGCTGAAAGCCGAGTTCCTGCAACATTACTATGATGCCAACGGCATTCCGTTCCGTACGCGCCTCATCAGTAATTTCAACAACGCGAACAAACTGGCGGCACTCCTGCCGGGTGCCTACAACCTGCTCTTCAAAAACGATTTTACGGCCAAAGCCTTCAAGAAAGCGGTAGGTTTCGCGCCGGAGCGCACCTTGCCGTTGCTGCACAAAACCACGCTGCGCAGCTGGTTTAAAAAGCACCAGAAAGAGAAACTGAAAGAGTGCAAGGTCTTTAAAAAGAAGGTGTACCTGTTCTGCGACGAGTTCACCAACTACAATGACACGCCTATTGGTATTAAAGCGGTGCTGCTGCTGGAAAAACTGGGCTATGAAGTGGTGCTACCGGAGCACGAAGAAAGCGGCCGCACCTACCTGTCTAAGGGTCTGGTGCGCGAAGCCAAGAAACTGGCCCAGAAGAACGTGGCTATGTTGCACAAACTAATCTCTTCTGAAACTCCACTCATAGGCATTGAACCCAGCTGTATTCTCTCCTTCCGTGATGAGTATCTTGATTTGGTAGAAGAAGACCAACTGGAAGACGCCAAAAAGCTTTCTATTCACTGCCTGCAATTTGATGAGTTTATTGCGCGTGAAATCCTGAACAAGAACATTGAGAAGGATCTCTTCAAAAACGAGGCCCGCCTGATTAAACTGCACGGCCACTGCCACCAGAAGGCGCTTTCCAGCGTGCTGTACACCCAGCAGATGCTGAGCTTACCTGCCAATTACAAGGTAGAAGTCATTCCATCGGGTTGCTGCGGTATGGCTGGCTCCTTCGGGTATGAAGCCGAGCATTATGAGGTCTCCATGAAAGTAGGCGAACTGGTGCTCTTCCCTACCGTCCGCCAACAACCCGCCGATGTCATCATCGCCGCCCCCGGCACTAGCTGTCGCCACCAAATCCACGATGGTACCGGCCGAGACGCGCAACACCCAATTGAGGTGTTGTATGAGGCGTTGAGGTAG